CATCGGCGAGTGAGCTCCTAGCGCTTTGCGGAACTGCCCTGCTCGAAGTGCTCGACGTCCACGGTGACGAACGTCGCGTGCGCCGTCGCCACCTGCCGGCCGTCTTCGTCGGTGGCCGCAGCATCCACGTGGAGCCGCCGTCCCGTCCGGTCTCGGACATAGGCTGTGAACCCGTAGTCCAGCCCCAGCAGCACCGGACGGAGGTACTCCACGGTCAACGACCTGGTCACGGCGAGTTCGCCGACGCGGTAGAGGAGAAACCCGAACAGGTCGTCGAAGGCGGCGGCGACCAGGCCGCCGTGAGTGATCCCCGGTGCTCCCTCCTGGCGATCGTCGAAGCGGTGCACCGCGCTCACGCCGTGCTCGGTGGCGTCGACCTCTAGGGCGAGTCCGGCGGGATTGTCCTTGCCGCATCCCGCGCAGGTGGGGGAGTGCGAGGGCAGGCGGCCCACCGCCGTCGGCGCGGGCCGCGACATGGACCGGATCCATGCATCCAGCGTCGACGCAGTGCCGCCGTCGAGACGCATCTCTCGGTCCGGGGTAGGGGGCTCGGTGTCGTAGTCGCCTACCAGCGCATCACTCATCGGGGGCTCCTCGGGCTCCAGGACCACAGTGGCATCGAAACATTCTTGCATGTTTGTCCGCACGAGCGACGTAACGGCCATCAATGTCTACAATGGCTGAGATGCGAACGACCTTGGCCGTCCAGCGCCGCCCGATCCCTCATGACCGACGTGGCCTCGCCTGGTGGCTGGCGGTGGCGGTCTGCAAGCCAATCCTGGTGGTGCTGCGTCGCCCGGACTGGCGCGGGGTCGCGGGCATCCCCCGGGTGGGCGGAGCGGTGCTGGCCGCCAACCACATCTCGCACCTCGACCCGTTGCTGGTCGCGGAGATGGTGCTGGCCGAGGGGCGCGTGCCGCGGTTCCTGGCCAAGGCCAGCCTCTTCAGCGGGCCGGTCGTGGGCAAGTGGTTCCGTGCTGCCGGCCACGTCGAGGTCGACCGCGTCGCGGGACGCGCGGGGTACGACAACGCTGTGAGCGCGGCACGCGACGGGCGACTCCTCCTGGTGTACCCCGAGGGTTCCATCACCAAGCGGGAGGACGGTCTGCCGATGACGATGAAGTCGGGGGCGGTGCGGATCGCTCTGGAGGCATCGGTACCGCTCGTGCCGGTGGCTCAGTGGGGGGCGCAGGAGATCCTGCCCGCCTACAGTGGGCAGGTGCGCTGGGGGTGGCGGCGGCGGGTGAGCGTGCTCGTCGGACCGCCGATCCCGCTGGACGACCTGCGGGACCTGGAGCCTGCCCGTGCCATCGAGGTGGGTCGTCGACGGCTCGAGGACACCCTCTCCGCGATGGTGTGCGAGCTGAGCGGAGCCGACACGCTGCCGCAGTGAGTTGGGCCTTCACGCCCGGAAGCGGGGATCCTGGGGGCGCGGGGTGTCGGAGCCACGCACCATGGCGGGACCGTAGGTCTCCAGCAGCGTTGCCATGAGGTCGTCGAACGGCAGGTCCACGAACATGCCCCGTTCGCGGACGTACTCCATGTGACGTCGGCCGGCGCCGTCGGCTGCATGGAGCAACGCGTCCTGCGATCCGTCGAACTCCAACGGGGGTACTCCGAAGCGACGGCACAGCTCGGAGTTGAAGGCCGGCGACCCCTTGCGCCACTGGCCGTCGACGTACACCGCGCTCCACCCGTGGAACACGAACAGATCCGTGCCCATCAACTCCAGCAGCGCGGCGCTGTTGAGGTGGTTGCGAACGTCGGAGAATCCGAGCACTGAGGGGATCCCCGCAGCGCGCAGACTCGCGGTGAGCAGTACCGCCTTGGGCACACACCACGTGGGGCCACCGTCGAGGATCGCGCTGGCCTGGTAGTCAGGGGGTTCGGCGGTGACGCTGTAGGGGTCGTAGCGGAGCCGGTCCCGGACCGCAGTGAACAGCAGTCCCGTCCGTTCTCGCGGGTCCCGGATGCCACCCACGACGGACTCGGTGAAGTCCCGGACGTCAGGGTGGTCGCTGTCGACGAACCGGCTCGGGGCCAGGGCCTGCCGAGGATCGAGCTCGCCCCTCATCAGGTGGGGGTCCCGAGGTTCTGGCGCGCCCCCGCGATCTCAAGGGCGGTGACGAGGTCCCGCTCGAGGGAGGGGAGTGCGGCGGCCGAGCGAGCTGCCTGCTCCACCCGTCCTCGTGCTGGGCCGTCCTGGCGGGCCAGCGATGCGACCAGGGACCATGTCTCCGCGCACAGGTGCGCGGCGGCGGCAACCTCGTTCGCCCGCGCGTCCCCGGTCAGGCGCGCGATGTCGCCGGCGCCGCTGGACAGCAGTCGGCGAAACAGCCCGCCGCCGGTGCCGGCCTTCTCGACGAAGGCGCTGAGTCCTTGGAGGACCAGGTCCAGGATGTCGTCGGGGAAGACCTCCGGCCATTTTGCGAGGTCCTCGGCGAAGAGGTCGACGGCGGCCAGCCCGGTGGCCCCGACCGCCGAATCCCTCCCGGTGACGATAGAGCTGCCGGTGGAGGTGGTCATCGCCTCCGCCGCCTGGGCGAACGCCGTCTGCGCGATCTCGGCCAGGTCGGGCAGCCGGTCGGGCCAGGCGATGTCGAAGTAGGTGTGACGCGTCGGGACCGGGAACCCCTGGGAGGAGCGGGCTCGGGCCAGTGCCGAGTAGGGCACGAGCTGCACCTCGTCCCGGTCGTTGTCGACGACGTGCGCGACCTGCTGCTCGTCGTCGTAACCGATGACGACGATGTCGTGGCGACTCATCTGCAGGCGTACGCGGAGGTAGGGAAGCTCCGCGATGTCGGCCCACACCAAGGCGGGACGGCCCTCGCGCACGGCGTCGCGCACCCACGCCCAGCCCTCCTGTGGGTCATCCGTCGCATGCACGGAGACCTCGGCGCCCAGTCGCGTCGGGAGGTCCGTCTCCAAGTCGCCTCCCCGCCCGACGAGGTACACCGGTGGCATGAGTGCCGCGTCCCTGACGTACGCGAGATCCAAGGCGCCGCTCAGGGCAAAGACGAGGCCCTCGGCTGGGGGGCCGTCCCACCCCAGTCCGGCCCATTCCAGGAGGTCCCGCATGGCCCCCGAGCCGCAGTGCCCGCCGCGTCGGTGCGGGTACTCGACCACTTCGGTGTTGCTCGAGTTGACCATGAGGCTTCCTTCTGGAGACAACTAGTGACTTTTGTTCAAACCTAAGTCACCGCGCTGAGAATGTCATCACCGCGGTTCGGCTGACGCGTGTCCGCAGTCGGACAATGTCGATACTCTGTCCACCATGTCGTCCCCCTCCATGCGAGAGCGCTACCGCGAGCACGTCCGTGCAGCGGTGCTGGAGACTGCCCATGACCTGATCGCTGAGCGGGGCTGGGAGCGGGTGCGCATGGGCGAGATCGCCGAGGCGGTCGGCGTCTCGCGGGCACTGCTGTACAAGGAGTTCGGCGACAAGCCCGGTTTGGGAGAAGCCGTCGTCCTGAGGGAGGCGGCGCGATTCATCGAGGGCATCGAGAGCGTGCTCGCGCAGCACGGCTCCGACGCTTCAAGCGGCCTCGCGGCGTCGGTGGGCTTCGTGCTGGAGGAGGCCGAGAACAGTCCCTTGCTTAGAGCGGTCCTGATCTCCAACCGCGATTCCCCACCACCCGCCACGGGCATCCTCCCCCTCCTCACCACGTCGGCGCAGCTGTTGGAGCTCGCTTCCGGCTCCCTGGCCCGATGGCTCACCTCCCACGTGGCCGGTTTGCGGGCGGATGAGGTGTCCGACGCCGCCGAAGCCCTGGTGCGGCTCACCGTGAGCCACCTCGCCCTACCGACCAGGTCCCGGGCGGACACCGCCCGGAAGATCACTGAGGTGGGACTCAGGTGCCTCGGGCTTCCCATCACGCCGAAGCAGGGAATCGCGACGTGACGGTTGCTCAGGTTGCGGGATCGCCGGCGACCCCGAGGACCAGTAGTTGGTCAATGGCACGGTCGCGCCCAGGGGTGGCCCGGGGACTCGCTGCTGCCGCGGTTTCGCCGAGTGCGCGGCTGAGGCTGTTCTCCGGTGGTGCGGTGGCCCGCCAGCAGTCCCTCGGGGATCAGCTCTGCAAGTGAATCGCCTGGGTCTGGTAGAGGTTCTGGGGTGCCCCTCGGATCTGTCGTGATTGAGAGCCATGGCAGCGCCCAGGCGCACCACGACAAGCCTCGGGAAGCGCGCTACCGGGATGGCGGTCGATGCGCGGATGAGCCCGGTTATCAGGCTCTTATTACCTGAGGTGGGGGCTGGCGAGTCCGCCCCCGATCAGCAGCATCCGAAGGCGGTAGCTCTCGCGGTTGCGGAACCCGCGGGCGACGCGGTGGAGCTCGATGAGGCCGTTCATGGCTTCGGTGCCGCCGTTGTTCGAGCGGGCGGTGTCGAAGTAGGCCAGGAACGCCTGCCGCCAGCGCTTCAACGTGCGGCCCAGGCGGGCGATCTCGGGGATCGGGCAGGACGCGAACGTGGCGAGGACCTTCTCGGCGATCTTGCGGCCCTCGGCGGTGTTGGGGTGGCGGTAGGCCGAGCGGAGCTGCTAGGCGCACGACGCAACGTAGACGACCAGGTGTTCCTCGAGGCGGGCGGCGATCGCGTTCTCGAACCTGGTCCATTGCTTGTCGGTGAGCTTCTCCGCACCGGCGCGTAGGAGCTTCTGGATGCCGTAGAGCGGGTCGCCCTTGCGGCCACGGTGGCCGAGGGTCTCCTGCTGGACCCGGCGGCGGCACTCATCGACCGCGGCGGTGCCGAGCTTGACGACATGGAAGGCGTCGAGGACTGCGACGGCGTCCTCGAGCTGGTCATCGATCGCGCTCTTGTAGCCCTGGAACGGGTCCAGGGCCGCGATCTTCACACCGGCGCGGAACCCCTGACCGCGCTCAGCGAGCCAGTCGGCGTAAGCCTTCCCGGATCGTCCCGGGACGAGGCGAGGAGCCGGGCGCGGACGCGTCCGTGCTGGTCACGGCTCAGGTCGACCATCCCGGTCAGCTCCTTCGGCCCACGTCCACCCTGGTCGACGGGCTTGGTCGAGACGTGGTGCCAGATGTGCTCATCGACGCCCAAGACCTCGACGTTGTCGAACCTGGTCGGGTCGGCGGCCATCTGTTCGAGCAGGGGCTTGATCGAGCGCCACACCGTGCGCCACGAGGTGCCCAACTGGCGGGCGAGACCAGCCACCGAGGCGTGCTCGCGACGGATCTGAGCGATCGGCCACCAGCACGCCCGCACCGTGAGCAGCGCCCGCGGCCGGGCCAACCCGTCGTGCTGCTCGCTCCACCCGCCGGCCCTGCACTTCGGCTCAACGCAGCGCCAGGTCCGCTTGCGCCACACAAGTCGCACCGGGCGGCCGAAGGAGGGCACGTCGACCAGGCGGACCTCGCGCCGGCCATGGCTCGCGGCGATCACACCGCACGCGTGGCAGCCCGCCGGTGCGGGGTCGGACTCGACCACCACGCGTAGATGACGCAGCTGCTCGGTGACCTCGATGACGTGGAACCCCTCCAGGCCCACGAGGAGATCGCAGCGCTGTGAAGTGCCCCCGGTTCCCCGGACTACTGGGGTTGGGTGGATCTGATCATGCAGCGGTCTCGCTTGGGGGTCCAGCAGGCGTCCTCAATGCGTGCTGGGTCTCGTAGTCGGCGGGGCTGAGGTAGCCGAGCGTCGAGTGACGCCGGCGCGGGTTGTAGAAGCCGTGACGAAGCTGAAGATCGCGTTCGCCAGGACTTCACGGGTCGGCCAGGTCGGGCGGTCGAGCAGCTCGGTCTGCAGGGTCGCGAAGAAGCTCTCGGCCACGGAGTTGACGCCCCTATAGGTCAAGACTTCGGTGGGGTGCCTGCGTCGTGACGCTCTGGCGGGCGCGGTGGTCGGTCAGGACGGCTTGGTAGACCTCGCGGGCGAGGTAGCGCTTGAGGCAGCGGATGATGTCGCGTTTGGACAGGCCCTCGGCTGTGGGTCGGGCGACATAGTCGATGGTCGGCTGGTGGAACCTCATCCTGACGATGACGGCTCGGTAGAGCGCCGCGTTCGCCTCTCGGTGGCCAGCTCGTGAAAGCCGGTGGCGGTTCGTCATCCCCGATGAGGCTGGGACGGGGCTGGTGCCGCAGAGCTTGGCGAACGCGGCCTCTGAGCGGACGCGTTCGGGGTTGTCGCCGAAGACAATGAGCACCTCGGCTGCGGTGTCAGCGCCGATGCCCAGCCCTTCACGCAGCGTGGGTGCGTGGGCACGGGTGAGGTCGTCGAGGATCGCGTCGTGACCACGGATCTCAGCGTCCAGTGCCTGGTGACGCTTCGCCAGCGTCCGCAGCGCGTGCTTGGCGCTCGCGGTCGGGGAGGTGACCGCACCCGGACGTAGCGAGGCGCAGCGGTCGATGAGCACCTTGTCGGAGGTACCGGCCAGGTGCTCGCGCAGTTCCGCGGGAACGGTCACGATGAGCG
The Nocardioides marinisabuli genome window above contains:
- a CDS encoding transglutaminase-like domain-containing protein codes for the protein MRGELDPRQALAPSRFVDSDHPDVRDFTESVVGGIRDPRERTGLLFTAVRDRLRYDPYSVTAEPPDYQASAILDGGPTWCVPKAVLLTASLRAAGIPSVLGFSDVRNHLNSAALLELMGTDLFVFHGWSAVYVDGQWRKGSPAFNSELCRRFGVPPLEFDGSQDALLHAADGAGRRHMEYVRERGMFVDLPFDDLMATLLETYGPAMVRGSDTPRPQDPRFRA
- a CDS encoding PaaI family thioesterase — translated: MSDALVGDYDTEPPTPDREMRLDGGTASTLDAWIRSMSRPAPTAVGRLPSHSPTCAGCGKDNPAGLALEVDATEHGVSAVHRFDDRQEGAPGITHGGLVAAAFDDLFGFLLYRVGELAVTRSLTVEYLRPVLLGLDYGFTAYVRDRTGRRLHVDAAATDEDGRQVATAHATFVTVDVEHFEQGSSAKR
- a CDS encoding IS110 family transposase — its product is MTSMTVEPAEQVASRQVIIGVDTHKYAHVAVALDHLGSRLGAQHVAANREGYAQLEAWAASLAGNGRVLAYGVEGTGSYGVGLASFLRRTGHRVIEVNRGDRRSRRSNGKSDTLDAEAAARAVLGGQATAIPKSADGTAEMIRQIKIARDTARKARTSAIITLKALIVTVPAELREHLAGTSDKVLIDRCASLRPGAVTSPTASAKHALRTLAKRHQALDAEIRGHDAILDDLTRAHAPTLREGLGIGADTAAEVLIVFGDNPERVRSEAAFAKLCGTSPVPASSGMTNRHRLSRAGHREANAALYRAVIVRMRFHQPTIDYVARPTAEGLSKRDIIRCLKRYLAREVYQAVLTDHRARQSVTTQAPHRSLDL
- a CDS encoding BtrH N-terminal domain-containing protein, encoding MVNSSNTEVVEYPHRRGGHCGSGAMRDLLEWAGLGWDGPPAEGLVFALSGALDLAYVRDAALMPPVYLVGRGGDLETDLPTRLGAEVSVHATDDPQEGWAWVRDAVREGRPALVWADIAELPYLRVRLQMSRHDIVVIGYDDEQQVAHVVDNDRDEVQLVPYSALARARSSQGFPVPTRHTYFDIAWPDRLPDLAEIAQTAFAQAAEAMTTSTGSSIVTGRDSAVGATGLAAVDLFAEDLAKWPEVFPDDILDLVLQGLSAFVEKAGTGGGLFRRLLSSGAGDIARLTGDARANEVAAAAHLCAETWSLVASLARQDGPARGRVEQAARSAAALPSLERDLVTALEIAGARQNLGTPT
- a CDS encoding lysophospholipid acyltransferase family protein translates to MRTTLAVQRRPIPHDRRGLAWWLAVAVCKPILVVLRRPDWRGVAGIPRVGGAVLAANHISHLDPLLVAEMVLAEGRVPRFLAKASLFSGPVVGKWFRAAGHVEVDRVAGRAGYDNAVSAARDGRLLLVYPEGSITKREDGLPMTMKSGAVRIALEASVPLVPVAQWGAQEILPAYSGQVRWGWRRRVSVLVGPPIPLDDLRDLEPARAIEVGRRRLEDTLSAMVCELSGADTLPQ
- a CDS encoding TetR/AcrR family transcriptional regulator gives rise to the protein MSSPSMRERYREHVRAAVLETAHDLIAERGWERVRMGEIAEAVGVSRALLYKEFGDKPGLGEAVVLREAARFIEGIESVLAQHGSDASSGLAASVGFVLEEAENSPLLRAVLISNRDSPPPATGILPLLTTSAQLLELASGSLARWLTSHVAGLRADEVSDAAEALVRLTVSHLALPTRSRADTARKITEVGLRCLGLPITPKQGIAT